The proteins below are encoded in one region of bacterium:
- a CDS encoding formate/nitrite transporter family protein, translating into MQGRAKRSYVLKDTPPKGYDPKLSPKELQTQISYLGIKKANTKIWQLFLLGILAGLYISIGGHAFLVALEQGMGKIIAGAVFSVGLVLVVIAGAELFTGNIMMIVGAISTFFPIRKMLKNWTVVYLGNFVGAFLFAFLIFKSGLLGTHLDINKLGQLAIKISADKLNLSFTECFIRGIFCNMLVILAIIMAYFSKDIISKIFCCILPIMVFVASGFEHCVANMYLIPIGLFVKGVPFYKQYIIFQNLIPVTLGNIAGGLFILVIHPNRIRQLIALFSHKPSSRTNTK; encoded by the coding sequence ATGCAGGGGCGAGCTAAAAGGAGTTACGTTTTGAAAGATACACCACCAAAGGGATATGATCCAAAATTAAGTCCTAAAGAACTCCAAACCCAAATATCATATCTGGGAATTAAAAAGGCAAATACAAAAATCTGGCAATTGTTTCTTCTAGGTATTCTTGCAGGATTATATATCAGCATAGGAGGACATGCATTTCTTGTTGCGCTTGAGCAAGGTATGGGGAAGATTATCGCAGGTGCTGTTTTTAGTGTCGGACTGGTATTAGTTGTTATTGCAGGAGCTGAGCTGTTTACTGGAAACATAATGATGATAGTAGGAGCCATATCAACATTCTTCCCAATTCGAAAAATGTTGAAAAATTGGACAGTTGTTTATTTAGGCAATTTTGTTGGCGCTTTTTTATTTGCATTTCTTATCTTTAAATCAGGTCTTCTTGGTACACACTTAGACATCAACAAGTTGGGACAATTAGCAATAAAAATATCTGCTGATAAACTGAATTTATCGTTTACAGAATGTTTTATTAGAGGGATATTCTGTAACATGCTGGTTATTCTTGCCATTATTATGGCATATTTCTCAAAAGATATTATTTCTAAAATATTCTGCTGTATATTGCCAATTATGGTGTTTGTGGCCTCAGGATTCGAGCACTGTGTTGCAAATATGTACCTAATTCCAATAGGTCTTTTTGTAAAAGGCGTTCCTTTTTACAAGCAATACATAATATTCCAAAATCTTATACCTGTAACGCTAGGGAATATAGCAGGCGGATTGTTTATCCTCGTTATACATCCAAACAGAATAAGACAGCTTATTGCATTATTTTCTCACAAACCTTCTTCACGCACTAATACTAAATGA
- the hydE gene encoding [FeFe] hydrogenase H-cluster radical SAM maturase HydE gives MEKETYISEILKKDDFSDIVKQADCVRKANVGDEVHLRGICEFSNFCRKDCLYCGLRKSNKKIPRYRMSPEEILRTAVLIDKHGLKTIVLQSGEDIWFTKKVLAKLVEDIKTHTDLAVTLSIGERSFDEYKAFKASGADRYLLRFETSNENLFMKLHPDDNYHERLKCLQWLFELGYQVGSGSMIGLPRQTIEHIADDILFIKKWNFHMVGAGPYISNNDTPLSGSKNGDFSIVQKFIALVRILCPKVLLPATTAMDVLRSDAREIILQSGANVVMPNITPERYKQNYRLYPDKPCIGEDPITCRYCMENRVKKIGRKIAQNHGHSLIPNHLVLVREEGL, from the coding sequence ATGGAGAAAGAGACATATATTTCTGAGATATTAAAGAAGGACGATTTCTCTGATATTGTTAAGCAAGCTGATTGTGTAAGAAAAGCAAATGTCGGTGATGAGGTTCATCTAAGAGGCATATGCGAATTTTCAAATTTTTGCAGAAAAGATTGTCTTTACTGCGGTCTTCGCAAGTCAAATAAAAAGATTCCTCGTTACAGGATGTCTCCTGAAGAAATTCTCCGGACAGCCGTCCTGATAGATAAGCATGGTCTTAAAACAATCGTTCTCCAGTCAGGCGAAGATATATGGTTTACAAAAAAGGTATTAGCCAAATTAGTAGAAGACATCAAAACGCATACTGATCTGGCTGTAACTCTAAGTATCGGTGAGAGAAGTTTTGATGAGTATAAGGCATTCAAAGCTTCTGGCGCAGACAGATATTTACTAAGGTTTGAGACAAGTAATGAAAACCTGTTCATGAAACTGCATCCTGACGACAATTACCATGAAAGATTAAAATGCCTCCAATGGTTGTTTGAGCTTGGATATCAGGTTGGCAGCGGTTCTATGATAGGCCTGCCGAGACAAACAATAGAGCATATAGCAGATGATATTCTGTTTATAAAAAAATGGAATTTTCATATGGTAGGAGCAGGTCCTTATATTTCAAATAATGACACACCTCTCTCTGGCAGTAAAAATGGAGATTTTTCAATTGTGCAGAAATTCATTGCATTGGTTAGAATCCTCTGTCCAAAGGTTCTCCTGCCTGCTACTACAGCTATGGATGTATTGCGCTCTGATGCCAGGGAAATAATACTGCAGTCAGGAGCTAATGTCGTAATGCCGAACATTACACCCGAGAGATACAAACAAAATTACAGGCTTTATCCTGATAAACCATGCATAGGAGAAGACCCCATAACATGCAGATACTGTATGGAAAACAGAGTAAAGAAAATTGGCAGAAAGATTGCGCAAAACCACGGGCATTCACTAATACCAAATCATTTAGTATTAGTGCGTGAAGAAGGTTTGTGA
- the hydG gene encoding [FeFe] hydrogenase H-cluster radical SAM maturase HydG — translation MCAEISDTKSWIDNRIKRNEITKYMDGDNDFINDEEITEKLENNKCVDTKKTRDILAKSMAVETLTPEETAILLNVNDKDTLEEMASTAAKVKKKVYDNRIVTFAPLYLGNLCVNSCLYCGFRKENKDEKRRVLTLEEVKKETEVLAGKIGHKRLIVVCGEHPATDIDYMTSSIKQIYKVKVEVKGKNGYGSIRRVNMNAAPLSIENLKKLKGVGIGTFQVFQETYHHKTYQEVHPSGTIKSDYRWRLYCMHRSMEAGIDDVGIGALFGLYDWKFEVMGLLYHARELEEKFGIGPHTISFPRLEPASNSPITQDPKHKVSDNDFKKLVTVIRLAVPYTGMIITARESAQMRREAISLGCTQTDASTRIGIGAYSDRYTEQEKERQQFLLGDTRSLDDVIREFAEMGYITSFCTAGYRCGRTGKCIMDLLRTGKEGRFCKLNAVLTFREWLDDFGSKETKIAGEKIINKEIEEVKKLIPEFYPKLMEYYKRVENGERDIYF, via the coding sequence ATGTGTGCAGAAATAAGCGATACAAAATCGTGGATAGATAACAGGATTAAAAGAAACGAGATTACAAAATATATGGATGGAGACAATGACTTTATAAATGATGAAGAGATTACAGAGAAATTGGAGAATAATAAATGCGTTGACACAAAAAAGACAAGAGACATTCTTGCCAAATCAATGGCTGTTGAAACACTTACGCCAGAGGAAACAGCTATACTACTCAATGTGAATGACAAAGATACTCTGGAGGAAATGGCAAGTACAGCAGCTAAGGTCAAGAAAAAGGTTTATGACAACAGGATTGTAACATTTGCTCCTCTTTATCTTGGAAACTTGTGTGTGAACAGCTGTCTCTATTGCGGATTTAGAAAGGAAAACAAGGATGAGAAAAGAAGAGTGCTTACATTGGAAGAAGTCAAGAAAGAAACAGAGGTTTTGGCAGGTAAAATCGGGCACAAGAGATTGATAGTTGTTTGTGGTGAACATCCGGCTACGGATATAGATTACATGACTTCCAGTATAAAGCAGATATACAAGGTAAAGGTAGAGGTAAAGGGAAAGAATGGATATGGAAGTATACGCAGAGTTAACATGAACGCTGCTCCGTTATCAATAGAGAATCTAAAAAAATTAAAGGGCGTTGGGATAGGAACGTTTCAGGTTTTTCAGGAAACCTATCATCATAAAACATATCAGGAAGTTCACCCTTCAGGCACAATAAAGTCGGATTACAGATGGAGATTGTACTGTATGCACAGGTCAATGGAAGCAGGAATTGACGATGTTGGAATAGGCGCTTTATTCGGCCTGTATGACTGGAAATTTGAAGTTATGGGACTTCTATACCATGCAAGAGAATTAGAGGAAAAGTTTGGCATAGGTCCTCACACTATTTCTTTTCCGCGTCTTGAACCTGCGTCAAATTCTCCGATTACACAGGATCCAAAGCATAAGGTAAGTGATAACGATTTCAAGAAGCTGGTAACAGTGATACGTTTGGCAGTGCCTTATACAGGAATGATTATTACTGCAAGGGAGAGCGCTCAAATGCGAAGAGAGGCAATTTCATTAGGATGTACGCAGACTGATGCTTCAACACGTATAGGAATCGGAGCCTACAGCGACAGATATACCGAGCAGGAAAAAGAGCGCCAGCAGTTTTTACTGGGAGATACACGCAGTCTTGATGATGTAATAAGAGAATTTGCGGAAATGGGATATATTACCTCATTTTGTACTGCAGGATATCGCTGCGGCAGAACAGGCAAGTGCATTATGGATCTTCTGAGAACGGGAAAGGAAGGCCGTTTTTGTAAATTAAACGCTGTCCTTACTTTCAGAGAATGGCTGGATGATTTTGGCAGTAAAGAAACTAAGATTGCAGGAGAAAAAATTATAAACAAGGAGATTGAAGAAGTTAAAAAGCTTATACCCGAATTTTACCCAAAACTTATGGAATACTATAAAAGAGTTGAGAATGGAGAAAGAGACATATATTTCTGA
- the hydF gene encoding [FeFe] hydrogenase H-cluster maturation GTPase HydF, translating to MKKAPKSLRLHIGLFGRTNVGKSSFLNLVANQDVAITSPIPGTTTDVVEKVMELLPLGPVVFLDTAGIDDVSSISELRIKKTKNIFDRADIILLLIEANIWEKYEDIILQEAEKRNTPFIIVVNKIDLKSASLEFIERLKDKTERIILCSSTDFGNRDIYVNKLKKYLIKICPADFLNPPPIIGDLIHSGGLAVLIVPIDLEAPKGRIILPQVQTIRDALDNDAAALIVKEREYPHVLNNLKKPPDISVCDSQVVLKMVADTPKDVKCTTFSILFARYKGDLIEAVKGVCEIDKLVNGDKVLIEEACSHHPVQDDIGRVKIPRWLREYLGINLNIDVYSGHDYPENLKDYKLIIHCGGCMINRREMLFRVQRAKREGVSITNYGVCISFLHGVLERVLSPFPAALDVFRQEISKTKGAKECVQK from the coding sequence ATGAAAAAAGCACCTAAATCATTACGGCTTCATATAGGATTATTCGGAAGAACCAATGTTGGCAAATCCAGTTTTTTGAATCTTGTTGCTAATCAAGATGTGGCAATAACCTCTCCTATTCCGGGCACAACTACCGATGTGGTTGAAAAAGTTATGGAGCTTTTGCCGCTTGGTCCGGTTGTGTTTCTGGATACAGCAGGGATAGATGACGTCTCATCCATTTCAGAGTTGAGAATAAAAAAAACAAAAAATATCTTTGACAGGGCAGATATTATTTTACTGCTTATTGAAGCAAATATATGGGAAAAATACGAAGATATTATTTTGCAGGAAGCAGAAAAAAGAAACACCCCTTTTATTATTGTTGTAAATAAGATTGACCTTAAATCAGCTTCGCTGGAGTTTATAGAAAGGCTAAAGGATAAAACAGAGAGAATTATCCTTTGCTCCAGTACAGATTTTGGTAATAGAGACATATATGTAAATAAATTAAAAAAATATCTTATTAAAATCTGCCCTGCTGATTTCCTAAATCCTCCTCCAATTATAGGGGATCTTATTCATTCAGGAGGTCTGGCAGTATTGATTGTTCCTATTGATCTGGAAGCTCCTAAAGGAAGGATTATTCTTCCACAAGTTCAGACAATAAGAGATGCTTTAGATAATGACGCTGCGGCATTAATCGTTAAAGAGAGAGAGTACCCTCATGTATTGAATAATCTAAAGAAGCCACCTGACATTTCAGTATGCGATTCTCAGGTTGTATTAAAGATGGTAGCGGATACTCCGAAAGACGTTAAATGTACAACTTTTTCAATCCTTTTTGCCAGATATAAAGGAGACTTAATTGAAGCGGTAAAGGGTGTATGCGAGATAGACAAACTAGTTAACGGAGACAAAGTTCTTATCGAGGAAGCATGCAGCCATCATCCGGTGCAGGATGATATTGGAAGAGTAAAGATCCCGCGCTGGCTAAGAGAATATTTAGGAATAAATTTAAATATAGATGTATATTCAGGGCACGATTATCCGGAAAACTTGAAGGATTATAAGCTTATCATTCATTGCGGAGGATGTATGATCAACCGCAGAGAAATGCTGTTTAGAGTTCAGAGGGCTAAACGGGAAGGTGTCTCTATAACAAATTACGGCGTGTGTATTTCTTTCCTGCACGGAGTATTAGAAAGAGTGCTTTCTCCATTTCCCGCTGCTCTGGATGTATTCAGGCAGGAAATCAGCAAAACTAAAGGAGCTAAAGAATGTGTGCAGAAATAA
- a CDS encoding iron-only hydrogenase system regulator, protein MNKRLGFVGIIIEDRKKASSRINSLLSEYGDIIAARVGIPYKEKNCCVITLVVDATTDELGSLTGKLGAIEGVSVKSALGKKRNV, encoded by the coding sequence ATGAATAAAAGACTGGGATTCGTTGGAATCATAATTGAGGATAGAAAAAAGGCTTCTTCAAGAATTAACAGTTTGCTTTCAGAATACGGAGATATTATTGCAGCTCGCGTTGGTATTCCTTATAAAGAAAAGAATTGCTGTGTTATCACACTTGTAGTAGATGCTACTACAGATGAGCTTGGCTCTTTAACAGGGAAACTGGGCGCTATTGAGGGTGTATCAGTAAAATCAGCACTTGGAAAAAAGAGAAACGTATGA
- a CDS encoding nucleotidyltransferase domain-containing protein: MKRILKKISKELSKIEDVKAVILYGSLARGEFTSRSDIDLFILTTEDKSLREVQDKVIELESEIGRNIQPTIRTIVELQKTDTGLLQNIFQEGKILYLREPSDIPSAILLKQKPYLIYSFQISNLLQKDKVRFNRQLYEQIRKGYKYKGLLQEIAGQKLSAGCVMIPYEQMGKIEKFFKKFKVQFEQLKVWK, translated from the coding sequence ATGAAAAGAATACTTAAAAAGATATCAAAAGAGCTTTCAAAAATTGAAGATGTAAAAGCTGTCATCCTTTATGGGAGTCTTGCCAGAGGAGAATTTACTTCAAGGTCAGACATTGATTTATTTATACTTACAACCGAAGATAAGAGCCTGAGGGAAGTGCAGGATAAAGTTATAGAGCTTGAATCAGAAATAGGCAGAAATATCCAGCCGACAATAAGAACCATAGTTGAATTGCAAAAGACAGATACAGGCTTGCTCCAGAACATCTTTCAGGAAGGAAAGATTCTCTATCTGAGAGAGCCATCCGACATACCATCTGCTATACTGCTGAAGCAGAAACCTTACCTGATTTATTCTTTTCAGATAAGCAACTTACTCCAAAAAGATAAGGTGCGATTTAACAGACAGCTTTACGAACAGATAAGAAAAGGATACAAGTATAAAGGTTTACTGCAGGAAATAGCCGGGCAGAAGCTTTCTGCGGGTTGTGTAATGATTCCTTATGAGCAAATGGGGAAGATTGAAAAATTCTTCAAGAAATTCAAAGTGCAGTTTGAACAGTTGAAGGTGTGGAAATAA
- a CDS encoding desulfoferrodoxin → MAKQNAIYKCEICGNVVSVLEAHAGELVCCGQPMNLLEEKTAEQEGKEKHVPIVESFEKGIRVRVGYIPHPMEEKHYIELIQLIKGDDVVAGKRLKYNDKPVAEFCHLHAEGLKARIFCNIHGVWVS, encoded by the coding sequence ATGGCAAAACAAAACGCAATCTACAAATGCGAAATTTGTGGGAATGTTGTATCTGTTCTAGAAGCGCACGCTGGAGAGCTTGTATGCTGTGGACAGCCGATGAATCTTCTTGAAGAAAAAACCGCTGAGCAGGAAGGCAAAGAAAAACATGTTCCTATAGTAGAGTCATTTGAAAAAGGCATTCGTGTAAGAGTTGGCTATATTCCTCATCCAATGGAAGAAAAACATTACATAGAGCTTATCCAGCTTATAAAAGGTGATGATGTTGTTGCTGGAAAAAGATTGAAGTACAATGATAAACCGGTTGCTGAATTCTGTCATTTACATGCTGAAGGATTAAAGGCAAGAATATTTTGTAATATCCATGGAGTGTGGGTAAGTTAA
- a CDS encoding rubrerythrin family protein produces the protein MSKSIKGTKTEKNLLEAFTGESQARNKYTYFASKAKKEGYEQISAIFLETADNEKEHAKLHFKELDGIGNTLENLKEAAAGENFEWTSMYPGMAKEAREEGFDEIAEMFDSIGKVEKKHEGRYRKLLKNIEDGKVFKKDNKEQWKCRNCGYIHEGTGAPEECPVCKHPKAYFELLNKNY, from the coding sequence ATGAGTAAGTCAATAAAAGGAACAAAAACTGAAAAAAATCTGTTAGAGGCATTTACAGGGGAATCACAGGCAAGAAACAAATATACCTATTTTGCGTCAAAGGCAAAAAAAGAAGGGTATGAACAAATATCTGCGATATTTCTTGAAACTGCTGACAATGAAAAAGAACATGCAAAGCTGCACTTCAAAGAACTGGATGGCATAGGCAATACTCTTGAAAATTTAAAAGAAGCAGCAGCAGGAGAAAATTTTGAATGGACAAGCATGTATCCTGGGATGGCAAAAGAAGCGCGAGAAGAAGGATTTGACGAAATAGCAGAGATGTTTGATAGTATTGGAAAAGTAGAAAAAAAGCATGAAGGGCGTTATAGAAAATTACTAAAGAATATTGAGGACGGGAAAGTCTTCAAAAAAGACAACAAAGAACAATGGAAATGCAGAAACTGCGGATATATTCATGAAGGAACCGGAGCGCCTGAGGAATGCCCTGTATGTAAACATCCAAAGGCATACTTTGAACTGTTGAATAAGAATTATTAA
- a CDS encoding N-glycosylase/DNA lyase, which produces MKGLTPEVLNLVLDYEEKKSEIRKRLEEFKEVWKQPNKQIFSELCFCLCTPQSKAIYCGEAISALEKKEILFKGNTPQIRRGLKAVRFPNNKTCYIMEARKLFTMNGIIRIKNKIDKNNIFGTRQWFVRNVKGLGFKEASHFLRNIGFGGDFAILDVHILRNLVKYKVIKELPKTISRKVYIDIESKMRRFSKKIDIPMDELDLLFWAKQTGYIFK; this is translated from the coding sequence ATGAAAGGATTGACTCCTGAAGTCCTAAATCTTGTTTTAGATTATGAGGAGAAAAAGTCCGAAATAAGAAAACGATTAGAGGAGTTCAAGGAAGTCTGGAAGCAGCCTAATAAGCAAATATTCAGCGAGCTTTGTTTTTGTCTATGTACTCCACAATCAAAGGCAATTTATTGCGGCGAAGCTATTTCTGCTCTTGAGAAAAAAGAAATTCTTTTCAAGGGCAATACCCCTCAGATAAGAAGAGGTTTAAAAGCTGTTCGTTTTCCCAATAACAAGACTTGTTATATTATGGAAGCGCGTAAACTTTTTACCATGAATGGTATTATTAGAATAAAAAACAAGATTGATAAAAATAATATTTTTGGAACTCGTCAGTGGTTTGTCCGTAATGTTAAAGGATTGGGCTTTAAGGAAGCCAGCCATTTCCTGAGAAATATCGGTTTTGGCGGTGATTTTGCCATACTTGATGTGCATATACTGCGTAATCTTGTAAAATATAAAGTCATAAAAGAACTTCCAAAGACTATAAGCAGGAAAGTATATATAGATATTGAAAGTAAGATGCGAAGGTTTTCTAAAAAAATAGATATCCCAATGGATGAGCTTGATCTTTTGTTTTGGGCAAAACAGACAGGGTACATATTCAAATAG
- a CDS encoding flavin reductase family protein translates to MNVSTLFKLSYGMYIVSSKKDGAFNGQIANTVFQVTAEPPQISVCINKDNLTHQFIQESKVFTVSILERDVPMEFIGHFGFKSGKEVEKFKGIDYKLGVTGAPVVIQNCLGYLECEVTGNTSVGTHTLFIGKVAEAEVLKEGEPMTYAYYHQVKKGNSPKNAPTYIKEK, encoded by the coding sequence ATGAACGTTAGTACATTATTCAAATTAAGTTACGGAATGTATATAGTGAGCTCTAAAAAAGACGGCGCATTTAACGGGCAAATCGCTAATACTGTTTTTCAGGTAACTGCAGAGCCTCCTCAGATTAGCGTATGCATTAACAAAGATAATTTAACTCATCAGTTCATTCAGGAAAGCAAGGTTTTTACTGTGTCAATTTTAGAACGCGATGTGCCAATGGAATTCATAGGACATTTTGGTTTTAAATCCGGCAAAGAAGTAGAAAAATTTAAAGGGATAGATTATAAGCTGGGAGTAACAGGGGCACCGGTGGTTATTCAAAACTGTCTGGGTTATTTAGAGTGTGAAGTGACCGGCAATACTAGCGTGGGAACGCATACTCTTTTTATCGGTAAAGTCGCAGAAGCCGAGGTACTTAAAGAGGGAGAACCAATGACTTATGCCTATTATCACCAGGTGAAGAAAGGAAACTCTCCAAAAAACGCTCCTACGTATATTAAAGAAAAATAG
- a CDS encoding Rrf2 family transcriptional regulator has translation MKLITRDTDYAIRTLGCIAAAKENTVTVTDLTKKLNMPRPFLRKILQLLSNKALLKSFRGAGGGFSLAVKPEEITIFNVIEIFQGPFQLMEHIFRGKACPEIKTCPLKKKMYKIEEELIIKLKSITITDLLKGQK, from the coding sequence ATGAAACTTATTACAAGGGATACGGATTATGCTATCAGGACTCTCGGCTGTATTGCGGCAGCAAAAGAAAATACGGTTACTGTAACCGATCTGACCAAAAAACTTAATATGCCAAGACCTTTTTTGAGAAAGATACTGCAGTTGTTAAGCAATAAGGCGCTGCTTAAATCTTTCAGAGGCGCTGGCGGCGGTTTCTCTCTTGCAGTGAAACCGGAGGAAATTACGATTTTTAACGTAATAGAAATATTCCAGGGACCATTCCAGTTAATGGAACACATTTTCAGAGGGAAAGCATGCCCTGAAATAAAAACTTGTCCTCTTAAGAAAAAAATGTATAAAATAGAAGAAGAACTAATAATAAAACTAAAATCCATCACAATAACGGATTTGTTGAAAGGGCAAAAATGA
- the hcp gene encoding hydroxylamine reductase, which translates to MFCYQCQETAKNSGCTVRGICGKNEETACLQDLLIYVLKGIAIYAEKAKEKGVTDKKVGLFITQALFATITNVNFDDERFIKLIKEGLRVREDIKGKSGVDSNENLHDATTWFSNNEGELRKKAKEVSVPSTENEDIRSLRELLIYGVKGISAYAEHAAILGKKKQEIYDFVVKALAATTKDLSSDELVALVLKAGETAVTTMELLDEANTSAYGNPEITKVNLGVRNNPGILISGHDLKDVEELLKQTEGTGVDVYTHSEMLPAHSYPAFKKYDHFVGNYGNAWWQQNKEFESFNGPILMTTNCIIPVKDSYKDRIFTTGTAGYPEVKHISNREGTGEKDFSKIIELAKKCSSPTEIETGEIIGGFAHNQVLALVDKIVEAIKSGAIKRFIVMAGCDGRHTTRAYFTEVAKNLPKDAVILTAGCAKYRYNKLGLGDIGGVPRVLDAGQCNDCYSLVVIALKLQEVFALDDINKLPISFDIAWYEQKAVAVLLALLSLGVKGIRLGPTLPAFLSSNVIKVLVEKFDIKPIGAVKDDIEAMMSGK; encoded by the coding sequence ATGTTCTGTTATCAATGTCAGGAAACAGCAAAAAACTCAGGATGTACAGTAAGAGGCATCTGTGGGAAAAACGAAGAAACCGCATGTTTGCAAGATTTGTTGATTTATGTATTAAAAGGAATTGCGATTTATGCTGAAAAAGCAAAGGAGAAAGGCGTAACAGATAAAAAAGTTGGATTATTTATTACGCAAGCACTCTTTGCAACAATCACCAATGTTAATTTTGATGATGAGCGTTTTATAAAGTTGATCAAAGAAGGGCTGCGAGTTCGAGAAGATATAAAGGGGAAAAGCGGTGTGGACTCTAACGAAAACTTACATGATGCCACTACTTGGTTTTCTAACAATGAAGGTGAATTACGCAAAAAAGCAAAAGAAGTCAGTGTGCCCTCAACTGAGAATGAGGATATTCGTTCCTTAAGAGAACTCTTAATTTATGGAGTTAAAGGGATTTCAGCCTATGCTGAACATGCCGCAATATTAGGCAAAAAGAAACAGGAAATTTATGATTTTGTGGTTAAAGCACTTGCTGCAACCACTAAAGACCTTTCATCTGATGAACTAGTTGCCTTGGTATTAAAGGCTGGGGAGACTGCGGTTACAACAATGGAGCTTCTTGATGAGGCAAACACTTCTGCTTACGGTAATCCGGAAATCACAAAAGTAAATCTCGGGGTTCGCAACAATCCAGGAATTCTTATTTCGGGTCACGACCTTAAAGATGTTGAGGAGCTTCTTAAGCAAACTGAAGGAACAGGGGTTGATGTTTATACGCATAGCGAAATGTTACCGGCACATTCCTATCCGGCTTTTAAGAAGTATGATCATTTTGTCGGCAATTACGGCAATGCCTGGTGGCAGCAAAACAAGGAATTTGAATCTTTCAACGGTCCGATTCTAATGACAACAAACTGTATCATACCTGTTAAAGATTCTTATAAGGACAGGATTTTTACTACCGGGACGGCTGGTTATCCCGAAGTAAAACATATTTCTAACAGAGAAGGAACGGGAGAAAAAGACTTTTCTAAAATAATTGAATTAGCAAAAAAATGCTCGTCTCCAACAGAGATTGAAACAGGTGAGATTATCGGCGGATTTGCGCATAATCAAGTGTTAGCTTTAGTGGATAAGATTGTTGAAGCCATTAAATCCGGAGCTATAAAACGTTTTATTGTTATGGCTGGATGTGACGGAAGGCATACTACAAGAGCTTATTTTACAGAAGTCGCTAAGAATTTACCTAAAGATGCAGTTATTCTAACAGCTGGCTGCGCTAAATATCGTTACAACAAACTAGGTCTCGGGGATATAGGAGGAGTACCAAGAGTGCTTGATGCAGGACAGTGCAATGACTGCTATTCACTTGTTGTTATTGCGCTTAAGCTACAAGAAGTCTTTGCTCTTGATGATATCAATAAACTTCCGATTTCATTTGATATTGCATGGTATGAACAAAAGGCGGTTGCTGTTCTATTGGCACTTCTTTCCCTTGGTGTAAAAGGAATCCGGTTGGGGCCAACGTTGCCAGCATTTTTATCTTCAAATGTTATAAAAGTCCTGGTTGAGAAATTTGACATCAAGCCCATTGGTGCGGTCAAAGATGATATTGAAGCTATGATGTCTGGCAAGTAG